Proteins encoded within one genomic window of Eleutherodactylus coqui strain aEleCoq1 chromosome 1, aEleCoq1.hap1, whole genome shotgun sequence:
- the PPME1 gene encoding protein phosphatase methylesterase 1, translating to MSTMEKQLHLGRLPPRPPMPSGLQSGSKMRMGPGRKRDFTPVPWSQYFESMEDVVVESETGKDSFRIYKSGSEGPVLLLLHGGGHSALSWAVFTNAIISRIQCRIVALDQRGHGETKVKNPEDLSAETMAQDIGNVVEALYGDLPPPIMLIGHSMGGAIAVHTAAANLVPSLLGLCMIDVVEGTAMDALNSMQNFLRSRPKTFKSLENAIEWSVKSGQIRNLDSARVSMVGQVKQCEEATSPEGLKALVEGIIEEEEEDEEENGGQSINKRKKEDDTETKKERPYTWRIELSKTEKYWEGWFKGLSNLFLGCSIPKQLLLAGVDRLDKDLTIGQMQGKFQMQVLPQCGHAVHEDAPDKVAEAVATFLVRHRFAEPVGGFQCVFPTC from the exons ATGTCTACCATGGAAAAACAGCTCCACCTCGGACGGTTACCCCCACGACCACCTATGCCCAGCGGCCTGCAGTCCGGGTCCAAGATGAGAATGGG GCCAGGAAGAAAGCGAGACTTCACCCCCGTTCCCTGGAGCCAGTACTTCGAGTCCATGGAAGACGTGGTCGTAGAAAGCGAAACCGGCAAAGAT AGCTTTCGTATTTACAAGAGTGGATCGGAGGGACCCGTCTTGTTACTGCTTCACGGAGGGGGACATTCTGCGCTGTCCTGGGCAGTGTTCACT AATGCGATTATCAGCCGGATTCAGTGTAGAATCGTTGCATTAGACCAGCGGGGCCACG GAGAAACTAAGGTGAAGAACCCCGAGGACCTGTCGGCAGAGACCATGGCACA GGACATTGGAAATGTGGTGGAAGCCTTGTATGGAGACCTCCCACCTCCCATCATGCTGATTGGGCACAGTATGGGGGGAGCGATCGCTGTCCACACTGCCGCTGCTAATCTCGTCCCAAGTCTGCTGGGCCTGTGCATGATCGACGTTGTGGAAG GTACTGCAATGGACGCTTTGAACAGTATGCAGAACTTCCTGCGCAGCCGCCCAAAGACCTTTAAGTCACTGGAGAACGCCATTGAATGGAG TGTGAAGAGTGGTCAGATCCGGAATCTGGACTCGGCTCGGGTCTCCATGGTGGGACAAGTCAAGCA ATGTGAAGAGGCCACAAGTCCTGAAGGACTGAAAGCTTTAGTAGAAGGAATAattgaagaagaggaagaagatgaagaggagaaTGGAGGGCAGTCCATTAACAAAAGGAAGAAAGAGGATGACACGGAG ACCAAAAAGGAGCGCCCCTATACCTGGAGGATTGAGCTGTCGAAAACTGAGAAATATTGGGAAGGTTGGTTCAAGGGTCTTTCCAACCTCTTCCTCGGCTGTTCAATTCCTAAACAGCTTCTGCTGGCAG GTGTGGACAGATTGGACAAGGACCTCACAATAGGACAGATGCAGG GAAAGTTCCAGATGCAGGTCCTCCCGCAGTGCGGCCATGCTGTACACGAAGATGCTCCAGATAAA GTTGCTGAAGCGGTTGCCACTTTCTTGGTCCGTCATCGATTTGCAGAACCAGTTGGAGGATTTCAGTG CGTGTTCCCGACCTGTTAG